In Micromonospora ferruginea, the sequence CACGGCTTCTTCAGTGTCCCGGTCGACCACCTGCACGCGCTGCGCGAGCTGGCCGCCCACTTCCGGGGCCACGACCTGAGCAACGCGGTGGTCGTCTCGCCGGACCTGGGCAACGCCAAGGAGGCGGCGGCGTTCGCCCGGATGCTCGGCACCCCGGTGGCGGCCGGCGCGAAGCAGCGGTTCAGCGACGACCGGGTGCAGATCAGCACCGTCATCGGCGACGTGGCGGACCGGGACGTGATCGTGCTGGACGACGAGATCGCCAAGGGCAGCACGGTGGTCGAGCTGATCTCGCACCTGCGTGAGCGGCGGGTCCGCTCGATCCGGCTGGCCTGCACGCACGGGTTGTTCTCCAGCGGCGCGTTGGAGCGGCTGAGCGCGCAGGACGGCGTGCTGGAGATCGTCTGCACCAACACGGTGCCGATCCCGGTCGAGAAGCGGGTGCCGAAGCTCGAGGTGCTGTCGGTGGCGCCGGCGCTGGCCGAGGCGATGCGGCGGATCCACAACGGTGAGTCGGTGAGCGCGCTCTTCGGCTGAGGCGAGCGGCGGCCCGGCGGCCGGTCAGCCGTCCAGCGGGCGGGCGGTCGGCCGGGTGGCCAGCGCCGCGGTGATCCGGACGACCGTGCCGGCGTCGCCGGTCTCGACCTCCATGGTGTCGCTCAGCTCGCGGGCCAGCCACAGGCCCCAGCCGCCGGCGGTCTCCGGGGCCGGCCGGTCGCGGTCGCGCAGCCGCCGTTCGCTGATCCCGTGCCCGTGGTCGGCGACCTCGCAGACCAGGTCACCGCCGCGCAGCCAGAGCCGCAGCCAGCCCTGCCCGCCGCCGTGGCGGACCGCGTTGGTGATCAGCTCGTTGATCGCCAGCACGAAGTCGTCGAGTCGCTGCCCGGCGAGCCCCGCCGCGTGCGCGCAGGAGGTGACCGAGTGCCGCAGCTCGGTCACCTGAGCCTGATCGAAGGCGTCGGCGATCAGAAGGGA encodes:
- a CDS encoding ribose-phosphate diphosphokinase → MRDIAVFSGTAHPELAAEICAHLAVPLHPVRVSRFANDCLEVQLQANCRERDVFLIQPLVPPVQEHLVELLLMIDAARGASAARITVVLPHYAYARSDKKDAPRISIGGRLVADLLTSAGAHRVLAMTLHSPQVHGFFSVPVDHLHALRELAAHFRGHDLSNAVVVSPDLGNAKEAAAFARMLGTPVAAGAKQRFSDDRVQISTVIGDVADRDVIVLDDEIAKGSTVVELISHLRERRVRSIRLACTHGLFSSGALERLSAQDGVLEIVCTNTVPIPVEKRVPKLEVLSVAPALAEAMRRIHNGESVSALFG
- a CDS encoding ATP-binding protein, whose translation is MTNAELPAPRTVVPIEPSLLIADAFDQAQVTELRHSVTSCAHAAGLAGQRLDDFVLAINELITNAVRHGGGQGWLRLWLRGGDLVCEVADHGHGISERRLRDRDRPAPETAGGWGLWLARELSDTMEVETGDAGTVVRITAALATRPTARPLDG